In Helicobacter pylori Shi112, the genomic window ACCATGATTAATGATAATGTGCGCGCTTATGGAGGGAATATTTATGAGGGCGTTTTAATCAATTATTACAAAGCGATAGACTACATGCTTTTAAACGATAGCGCGAACGCTAGGGTGCAATTCAACCGCGCGAATGAACGCCAGCGCAGGGCTAAAGAATTTTATTATGAGGAAGTGCAAAAAGCCATTAAAGAGATCGATTCTAGCAAAAAGCACAATATTAATATGGAACGCTCTAGGGCAGAAGTGAGCGAGATCTTAAACAACACCTATTCTAATTTAGACAAATACGAAGCTTATCAAGGCTTGCTTAACCCGGCGGTTTCGTATCTTTCAGGGTTGTTTTACGCTTTAAATGGGGATAAAAATAAGGGGTTAGGCTATCTTAATGAAGCCTATGGGATCAGTCAAAGCCCTTTCGTGGCTAAAGACTTGGTTTTTTTCAAAAACCCTAATAGGAGTTATTTCACTTGGATCATCATTGAAGATGGCAAAGAGCCACAAAAAAGCGAATTTAAAATTGATGTGCCTATTTATGCGATCGATTCGATTTATAATGTGAGTGTGGCCTTGCCCAAGCTAGAAAAAGGGGAAGCGTTTTATCAAAATTTCACTTTAAAAGACGGCGAAAAAGTAACACCCTTTGACACTTTAGCCTCAATAGACGCGGTGGTTTCTAGCGAGTTTAGGAAGCAATTGCCCTACATTATCACCAGAGCCATTTTATCGGCTACTTTTAAGGTGGGCATGCAAGCGGTGGCGAATTATTATTTGGGGTTTGTTGGGGGGCTAGTAACTTCGTTGTATTCAGGCGTTAGCACCTTTGCAGATACCAGGAACACGAGCATTTTTGCCCATAAAATCTATCTTATGCGTATCAAAAATAAAGCCTTTGAAAATTATGAAGTTCAAGCTGATTCTATTGACGCTTTTTCGTTTTCATTAAAGCCTTGTAAAAGATCGCTTGAAAACCCCAAAGTCATTGACGCTAGGGAATTGCTTTCTGGGTTTGTAACAGCCCCACAAATCTTTTGCTCTAACCGCCATAATATTTTATACGTGCGCAGTTTTAAAAACGGGTTTGTTTTGAATCGTTTAAAATGATTTAAAAAACCCCCAAAGTTTTAAGTGTCATTGGCATTAAACACAAACACGGTATAATTATAAAACGATACGAAAACCTAAATTAAGGGGAAGTCATGACTGATAGTTTAGCGGGCATTGATCAAGTTACGAGTTTGCATAAAAATAACGAGTTGCAATTGTTGTGTTTCAGGCTGGGTAAAAACAAGGGTTTGTATGCGGTTAATGTCTTTAAGATCCGTGAAGTGGTGAAATACCATGGCAATCTCACTGTCATCAGCCACGAAAACAATTCGCTCGTTGAGGGCTTAATCATTATAAGAGAGCTCACCATTCCTTTGATTGATATGAAAAAATGGTTTTATTATGACAGCCAAAACAAAAACAAGGATTTACGCCCTTATAGGATAGAAAAAGAAAAAGGCGAAGACGATATTGTTATGATTTGTGAGTTTTCTCGCTGGACGATAGGGGTTAGGATCTATGAAGCGGATAGGATTTTGAGCAAGAAATGGACTGAAATGGAGCAAAGCGCTGGGCTAGGGGGATCTGCTGGGAATAACAAACTCGTGAGCCGCACGCGCTATTTTGACGGGCGCTTGGTGCAAGTGGTGGATATTGAAAAAATGCTTATAGATGTGTTCCCTTGGATTGAAGATGAAAAACACAGCGATTTAGAGACGCTCTCTAAAATCCATTCTAACCAATGCGTTTTGCTTGCTGATGACTCCCCAAGCGTTTTAAAAACCATGCAAATGATTTTAGACAAGCTGGGCGTCAAGCATATAGATTTTATCAATGGTAAAACCTTATTGGAGCATTTGTTCAACCCCACAACCGATGTGAGCAGCATTGGCCTTATTATTACCGATTTAGAAATGCCAGAAGCGAGCGGTTTTGAAGTGATCAAGCAGGTTAAAAACAATCCTTTGACTTCAAAAAT contains:
- the cheV1 gene encoding chemotaxis protein CheV1, giving the protein MTDSLAGIDQVTSLHKNNELQLLCFRLGKNKGLYAVNVFKIREVVKYHGNLTVISHENNSLVEGLIIIRELTIPLIDMKKWFYYDSQNKNKDLRPYRIEKEKGEDDIVMICEFSRWTIGVRIYEADRILSKKWTEMEQSAGLGGSAGNNKLVSRTRYFDGRLVQVVDIEKMLIDVFPWIEDEKHSDLETLSKIHSNQCVLLADDSPSVLKTMQMILDKLGVKHIDFINGKTLLEHLFNPTTDVSSIGLIITDLEMPEASGFEVIKQVKNNPLTSKIPIVVNSSMSGSSNEDMARSLKADDFISKSNPKDIQRVVKQFLESA
- a CDS encoding COG3014 family protein, whose amino-acid sequence is MPIKRVRLKIFVLLMSVILGVSLTGCIGYRMDLEHFNTLYYEESPKKAYEYSKQFTKKKKNALLWDLQNGLSALYARDYKTSLGVLDQAEQRFDKTQSAFTRGAGYVGATMINDNVRAYGGNIYEGVLINYYKAIDYMLLNDSANARVQFNRANERQRRAKEFYYEEVQKAIKEIDSSKKHNINMERSRAEVSEILNNTYSNLDKYEAYQGLLNPAVSYLSGLFYALNGDKNKGLGYLNEAYGISQSPFVAKDLVFFKNPNRSYFTWIIIEDGKEPQKSEFKIDVPIYAIDSIYNVSVALPKLEKGEAFYQNFTLKDGEKVTPFDTLASIDAVVSSEFRKQLPYIITRAILSATFKVGMQAVANYYLGFVGGLVTSLYSGVSTFADTRNTSIFAHKIYLMRIKNKAFENYEVQADSIDAFSFSLKPCKRSLENPKVIDARELLSGFVTAPQIFCSNRHNILYVRSFKNGFVLNRLK